A genome region from Hevea brasiliensis isolate MT/VB/25A 57/8 chromosome 7, ASM3005281v1, whole genome shotgun sequence includes the following:
- the LOC110655138 gene encoding uncharacterized protein LOC110655138: MPSYAKVFKPSYAKVFKEILSNKLKLHVYETVALTEECSAILQNKLPPKMKDPESFSIPSLIGNMKIDKALYDLGVSVSLMPLSICQKQNVRELKLNTISLQLANRSVKYPIGILENIPIKVGKFFILVNFVVLEMEKDVQIPIILGTPFLATVGNNRC, from the coding sequence atgccatcctatgccaaggTTTTTAAGCCATCCTATGCCAAAGTTTTTAAGGAGATACTCTCCAACAAATTGAAATTACATGTCTATGAGACAGTGGCCTTAACTGAAGAATGCAGTGCAATATTGCAAAATAAATTACCCCCAAAGATGAAAGATCCTGAAAGTTTCTCTATACCTTCCCTCATAGGTAACATGAAGATTGACAAAGCCCTTTACGACCTAGGAGTAAGTGTTAGTCTTATGCCCCTATCCATCTGTCAGAAGCAAAATGTTAGAGAGCTGAAGCTAAATACTATCTCTTTGCAATTAGCAAATAGATCTGTCAAGTATCCGATTGGAATTCTAGAGAACATTCCAATAAAGGTTGGCAAATTCTTCATACttgttaactttgttgtattaGAGATGGAAAAAGATGTCCAAATTCCTATAATCTTGGGAACACCTTTCTTAGCAACTGTAGGAAACAATAGATGTTAA